Proteins encoded within one genomic window of Streptomyces sp. NBC_01314:
- a CDS encoding Trm112 family protein, protein MALEAGLLEILACPACHAPLTEEDTELACTNQECGLAYPIRDGIPVLLVDEARRPA, encoded by the coding sequence ATGGCGCTCGAAGCCGGCCTCCTGGAGATCCTCGCCTGCCCGGCGTGCCACGCCCCCCTCACGGAGGAGGACACCGAGCTGGCCTGCACGAACCAGGAATGCGGCCTCGCCTACCCGATCCGGGACGGCATCCCCGTACTCCTCGTCGACGAGGCCCGCCGCCCCGCGTGA
- a CDS encoding SIS domain-containing protein, whose translation MLDESLLDTPEALSEADRRDLLRGAAEAGARVRTAIRLGIEAGIPALKPDGRPRSLLFAGPGMASAGVADLLGALAGSSCPIIRLHPTGVAPAAGALRWELPGWAGPVDLLLVATADGSEPGLSILVEQAYRRGSTVVAVAPAHTPVAEAVEAAHGLFVPMATAPYEQEVPLGAAAPGVLWALLTPMLALLDRTGLVDASPDALQKVADRLDHVAERCGPAIATYSNPAKTLAAELADVLPLIWTEGRAAGPVGRRFASALAELAGRPGLAAQLPEALASHTVLLSGPLAANADPDDFFRDRVEDAPVLHARVVLVRDRPTGGLSAVPVARELALSHDTAISELEPEEGSDLETLAEMIAITDFAAVYLSLASGA comes from the coding sequence ATGCTCGACGAATCGCTGCTAGACACCCCCGAAGCCCTGTCGGAGGCGGACCGTCGCGACCTGCTTCGCGGCGCCGCCGAGGCGGGCGCCAGGGTCCGTACGGCCATCCGTCTCGGCATCGAGGCCGGCATCCCGGCGCTGAAACCGGACGGCCGCCCCCGCTCCCTGCTGTTCGCGGGCCCCGGCATGGCGTCCGCGGGCGTCGCCGACCTGCTCGGCGCCCTCGCCGGGTCCAGCTGTCCCATCATCCGTCTCCACCCCACCGGCGTGGCCCCCGCAGCGGGCGCCCTCCGCTGGGAGCTCCCCGGCTGGGCGGGCCCGGTCGACCTTCTCCTGGTCGCCACCGCGGACGGCAGTGAACCCGGCCTGTCGATCCTCGTCGAACAGGCATACCGCCGCGGCAGCACGGTCGTCGCCGTCGCCCCGGCCCACACCCCCGTCGCCGAGGCGGTGGAAGCCGCCCACGGCCTCTTCGTGCCGATGGCGACCGCCCCGTACGAGCAGGAGGTGCCCCTGGGCGCCGCCGCCCCCGGAGTCCTGTGGGCGCTGCTCACCCCGATGCTCGCGCTACTCGACCGCACCGGCCTGGTCGACGCGTCGCCGGACGCCCTGCAGAAGGTCGCCGACCGCCTCGACCACGTCGCCGAGCGCTGCGGCCCGGCGATCGCCACCTACAGCAACCCCGCCAAGACGCTCGCCGCCGAGCTGGCCGACGTGCTCCCGCTGATCTGGACCGAGGGCCGGGCGGCGGGCCCGGTGGGCCGCCGTTTCGCCTCCGCTCTCGCCGAACTGGCGGGCCGCCCCGGCCTCGCCGCCCAGCTCCCGGAGGCTCTCGCCTCGCACACGGTGCTGCTGTCCGGCCCGCTCGCCGCGAACGCCGACCCCGACGACTTCTTCCGCGACCGCGTCGAGGACGCACCCGTCCTGCACGCGCGCGTGGTGCTCGTCCGCGACCGCCCGACCGGGGGTCTGAGCGCCGTCCCGGTCGCCCGCGAACTGGCTCTCAGCCACGACACCGCGATCAGCGAGCTGGAACCCGAGGAAGGCAGCGACCTGGAAACCCTCGCGGAGATGATCGCCATCACGGATTTCGCCGCCGTTTACCTGTCGCTCGCTTCCGGAGCCTGA
- the manA gene encoding mannose-6-phosphate isomerase, class I, with the protein MDRLANTVRPYAWGSTTAIPQLLGVAPTGEPQAEMWMGAHPGAPSRTGRGPLTEVIDEAPERELGFQTVAKFGPRLPFLLKLLAAGAPLSLQVHPNLEQAREGYEDEERRGIPIDAGHRNYKDANHKPELICALTEFEGLCGFRAPLQAADLLAALDVDSLKPYVDLLHAHPEEAALREVLTAVLSADPENMSHTVNEAAAACARLGGAHAPYADIAHHYPGDPGVIAAMLLNHVRLQPGEALFLGAGIPHAYLNGLGVEIMANSDNVLRCGLTPKHVDVPELLRVVRFEPTDPGVLRPEASPEGEEVYETPIDEFRLSRYVLPEATAPHDLTRATPQILLCTAGSVRAGEHTLTPGESVFVRADEKARVSGPGTLFRATVVT; encoded by the coding sequence ATGGACCGCCTCGCCAACACCGTCCGCCCCTACGCCTGGGGTTCGACCACCGCCATCCCGCAGCTCCTCGGCGTGGCCCCCACCGGCGAGCCGCAGGCGGAGATGTGGATGGGCGCCCACCCGGGCGCACCCTCGCGCACCGGACGCGGCCCCCTCACCGAGGTCATCGACGAGGCCCCGGAACGCGAGTTGGGATTCCAAACGGTCGCAAAGTTCGGCCCCCGCCTCCCGTTCCTCCTGAAGCTCCTCGCCGCCGGCGCCCCCCTCTCCCTCCAGGTCCACCCCAACCTCGAACAGGCCAGGGAGGGTTACGAGGACGAGGAGCGGCGCGGCATCCCGATCGACGCGGGCCACCGCAACTACAAGGACGCCAACCACAAGCCGGAACTCATCTGCGCCCTCACGGAGTTCGAGGGTCTCTGCGGCTTCCGCGCCCCGCTCCAGGCCGCCGACCTGCTCGCCGCCCTCGACGTCGACTCCCTCAAGCCGTACGTCGACCTCCTGCACGCCCACCCCGAAGAGGCCGCGCTGCGCGAGGTGTTGACCGCCGTCCTGAGCGCCGACCCCGAGAACATGTCCCACACGGTCAACGAGGCCGCGGCCGCCTGCGCCCGCCTCGGCGGCGCCCACGCCCCGTACGCCGACATCGCCCACCACTACCCGGGCGACCCCGGCGTCATCGCCGCCATGCTGCTCAACCACGTACGCCTGCAGCCCGGCGAGGCCCTGTTCCTCGGCGCCGGCATCCCGCACGCCTACCTGAACGGCCTCGGCGTCGAGATCATGGCCAACTCCGACAACGTCCTGCGCTGCGGCCTGACCCCGAAGCACGTCGACGTCCCCGAACTGCTGCGCGTCGTCCGCTTCGAGCCGACCGACCCCGGCGTCCTGCGCCCCGAGGCGTCCCCCGAAGGCGAAGAGGTCTACGAAACCCCCATCGACGAGTTCCGCCTCTCCCGCTACGTCCTGCCCGAGGCCACCGCCCCGCACGACCTCACCCGCGCCACCCCGCAGATCCTCCTCTGCACAGCCGGTTCGGTCCGCGCGGGCGAACACACGCTCACCCCCGGCGAATCCGTCTTCGTACGGGCGGACGAGAAGGCCCGGGTGTCCGGACCGGGCACGTTGTTCCGCGCCACCGTGGTCACCTGA
- a CDS encoding cation diffusion facilitator family transporter, giving the protein MSASGGTKAIVAALAANLAIAVAKFVAFVFSGSSSMLAESVHSLADSGNQGLLLLGGKKAKREATPEHPFGYGRERYIYAFLVSIVLFSVGGMFAIYEGYEKIKDPHEIDHWYWPVGVLLFAIIAESFSFRTAIKESNGLRGDKSWTEFVRHAKAPELPVVLLEDLGALVGLVLALGGVGLALLTGDGVWDGIGTLCIGVLLILIAIILAAETKSLLLGEAAGLEDVRKIEAAIVDGDTVPGIIHMRTLHLGPEELLVAAKIAVRHDETATEVANAINAAEARIREAVPIARVIYLEPDIYSEAEAAKGADPEAAPGGPAPTAEH; this is encoded by the coding sequence ATGAGCGCGTCAGGCGGCACCAAGGCGATCGTGGCGGCACTCGCCGCCAACCTCGCGATCGCGGTAGCGAAGTTCGTGGCGTTCGTCTTCAGTGGCTCGTCATCGATGCTCGCGGAGTCCGTGCACTCACTCGCCGACTCCGGCAACCAGGGCCTGCTCCTCCTCGGCGGCAAGAAGGCCAAGCGCGAGGCGACCCCGGAACACCCCTTCGGCTACGGCCGCGAGCGCTACATCTACGCCTTCCTCGTCTCCATCGTCCTCTTCTCCGTCGGCGGCATGTTCGCCATCTACGAGGGCTACGAGAAGATCAAGGACCCGCACGAGATCGACCACTGGTACTGGCCGGTCGGCGTCCTCCTCTTCGCGATCATCGCCGAATCGTTCTCCTTCCGGACCGCCATCAAGGAATCCAACGGCCTGCGCGGCGACAAGTCCTGGACCGAGTTCGTCCGTCACGCCAAGGCCCCCGAGCTGCCGGTCGTCCTCCTGGAGGACCTCGGCGCCCTCGTCGGCCTGGTCCTCGCCCTCGGCGGTGTCGGCCTCGCCCTGCTCACCGGCGACGGCGTCTGGGACGGCATCGGCACCCTCTGCATCGGCGTCCTGCTCATCCTGATCGCGATCATCCTCGCCGCCGAGACCAAGTCGCTGCTCCTGGGCGAGGCGGCCGGTCTGGAGGACGTCAGGAAGATCGAGGCCGCGATCGTCGACGGCGACACGGTCCCCGGCATCATCCACATGCGCACCCTCCACCTCGGTCCCGAGGAGTTGTTGGTCGCCGCCAAGATCGCCGTCCGGCACGACGAAACGGCCACCGAGGTCGCCAACGCGATCAACGCCGCCGAGGCCCGCATCCGCGAGGCCGTCCCGATCGCCCGCGTCATCTACCTGGAACCCGACATCTACAGCGAGGCGGAGGCCGCCAAGGGCGCCGATCCCGAGGCCGCCCCCGGTGGCCCGGCCCCCACCGCCGAACACTGA